A single window of Crassostrea angulata isolate pt1a10 chromosome 8, ASM2561291v2, whole genome shotgun sequence DNA harbors:
- the LOC128160107 gene encoding uncharacterized protein LOC128160107 codes for MKLCFIISRLSVCLEAGVIALQGYQSSVFRQAVEMNNVLPEIAPLFEKTIPLLQCLISCIALPSCLSVFASKQGETCKGYQFPHRHKTGINFLHVEGVTYYAKVHECTTPGYTWNPTHLYCYKYHTLGKTCEDASTECRKEDSRSHLFLVDSNNALSFLQNIIDIYQRPMYLQGKRQNEYSQFFDDFGKRMTFFNWTKGEPKPIIDAPYIRTISRFSALTEVSKGHLNRHFMCFIM; via the exons atgaaaCTCTGTTTTATCATTTCTAGATTATCTGTTTGCCTCGAGGCAGGTGTAATTGCTTTGCAGGGTTACCAATCTAGCGTTTTTCGGCAAGCTGTTGAAATGAACAATGTTTTACCGGAGATAGCACCTTTATTTGAGAAAACAATTCCGTTATTGCAATGCTTGATAAGTTGTATTGCTTTGCCTTCATGTCTGTCGGTGTTCGCCTCAAAGCAAGGAGAAACTTGTAAAGGATACCAGTTCCCACATCGCCATAAAACTGGGATAAATTTTCTACACGTCGAAGGAGTAACATATTATGCTAAAG TTCATGAGTGTACAACGCCTGGTTACACCTGGAATCCCACACACCTGTACTGCTATAAATATCACACGTTAGGAAAGACGTGTGAGGATGCAAGCACAGAATGCAGAAAAGAAGATTCCAGAAGTCACCTGTTTCTTGTGGACTCGAACAATGCACTTTCATTTTTGCAGAATATAATTG atatttATCAACGGCCTATGTATCTTCAAGGAAAGAGACAAAACGAATATTCACAATTCTTTGATGACTTTGGGAAAAGAATGACATTTTTTAATTGGACGAAAGGAGAACCTAAACCAATAATAGATGCTCCCTACATTAGAACAATCAGTCGGTTTTCAGCGTTAACTGAAGTATCAAAAGGACATTTAAACCGGCATTTCATGTGTTTCAttatgtag